AACTTCCTCAATAAGTTATTCGACATATCGTCGCTGTTCAGTGAAAAACATGtacaatatattgccaaaagtattcactagtctgccttcacacgcatatgaacttgagtgagatcccattcttaattcatagggtgtgatatgatgtcggcccaccctttgcagctataacagctttgactctgtgcaggccagtcaagttcttccacaccaaactccctcatccatgtctttatggacctgctttgtgcactggtgcgcagtcatgttggaacagaaaggggccgtccccaaactgttcccacaaagttgggagcatgaaattgtccgaaatttcttggtctgctgaagcattaagagttcctttcactggaactaaggggccgaacccaactcctgaaaaacaaccccacaccataatcccccctccaccaaactttacttggcacaatgcagtcagtcaagtgccgttctcctggcaaccaccaaactcaGATTCGTCCaccagattgccagatggagaagcgtgattcgtcactccagagaacacatctccactgctcttgTAAGGGTCCGcatgctgccagcagagggcaacaAGAGCAAGGTGTCCAGCCTGCaccacctgctgccagcagtGGGCGACAACAGCAAGGGACCAtaacttcagggaactccacttcccagaagCCCTCGGGCTGATTAGGTCTAATCCGACACACCTGTGggctcctctacttaaggctgtggcaaacagtAGCGTTTGTCACACCTTTCTAGAGGGGTGACTGGTACTTGGTGTCGTTAAAGAAAAGAGgaatgagaaaagaaattgcCTCAAGAccaaagagagaagaaaagagggacGAGAAAAGAAATTGCCTCAAGactaaagagaagaaaagagggctgagaaaagaaattgcctcagaattaaagaaaagaaaagagggctgagaaaagaaattgcctcagaattaaagaaaagaaaagagggctgagaaaagaaattgcctcagaactaaagaaaagaaaagagggctgagaaaagaaattgcctcagaactaaagaaaagaaaagagggttgagaaaagaaattgcctcagaactaaagaaaagaaaagagggacgAGAAAAGAAATTGCCTCAgaactaaagaaaagaaaagagggctgagaaaagaaattgcctcagaactaaagaaaagaaaagagggctgagaaaagaaattgcctcagaactaaagaaaagaaagggcTACAAAGAATAAACTGTCTCCACCAAGAGCAAACAGCCCAAAGTCTACCTTCCCTTCGTTCTTACAGAGGAGGTGTATTtcgttttctctttcttttattttacctttCTAGTTCAGCTTTTGTTTCAGCATGCTGTCTCTTTTATTTGACGTTTCCCGCCTTTTCGTTTCCCCCTCCTTGAGGTGCTTTACCCATTGTCACCTGTGGTAACTCCGATCAGTACAGCGGAGGTTTGAGCCTGGCTCCGGGTCACTTCAATCGCAATGtcccaaacacacactcctTTGCCACAACAGATTGATCTAGTCCTCTTTCTCAGTGGTTTTCatttctgcacttgggtccgcctcccCGCCATCCCATaacagtccagtggtggtgctttcagccactgcattcgacgctttgcactgcgcttggtgatataaggcttggatgcagctgctcggccatggaaacccattccatgaagctctctgctctgttcttgagctaaggTTGCATCCAAggtgcacaggtggcgtccgatcacggtaccatgctggaattcgctgagctcctgagagcgacccattctttctctaatgtctgtagaagcagtctggggcttgggtttatacacctgtggccatggaagtgaccaATAAACGTGAATTTCTTTGTCTACCAATTTTGTAACCAATCAAAGACACATACCTGTGTAGTGTCCTAATAATTTGtatgtacaccaatcaggcataacatcatgaccacctccttgtttctacactcattgtctattttatcagctccacttactatacaggtgaactttgtagttctacaattaggTACtaattgggtggtggatcattctcagtgctgcagtaacactcacgtggtggtggtgtgttagtgtgtgttgtgctgatacgagtggatcagacacagcagtgctgctggagtctttaaacacgGTGTCCTCTCACTGTCCAATCTATTACATATtatcctaccttgtcagtccaccatgtagatgtaaagtcagagacaacagctcatctgctgctgcagtttttctcTCGTTCATTCTCTTGTTCTTcagcagtggtcacaggatgctgcccagaggacgctgctggctggatatttttggttggtggcagtgacactgaggtgtttaaaatctcccgccaccatgtcagtgttactgcagtgctgagaatgatccaccacctaaatagtatctgctcagtgagggtccatgggggtcctgactgctgaagaacagggtaaaaggaggtaacaaagtatcagagaaacagatggactacagtctgtaactgtagaactacaaagtgaccctatagagtaagtggagctgataaaatggacattgagtgtagaaacaaggaggtggtcagaatgttatgcctgattggtgtatatctCTTTTTTGGAAGATGTTTTCACCAGCTGTTGTTTGAGTAAACTGCTTATCAGGGTATCAGGCAGTGGATTCATAGCCATTttaatgtagtaactttctgagATGGAGCTTTCTTTAAACTCCtcaaatgtctggttcccatcaccaccactgtgaaaagagtatttcacaccagaccactctggatgactttgtttacatcttaataatagtttttacagcagatgttaaaaaatgcattttaaggaAACTTATAAACTCTAGTTGCAAGAAACAGggatcacaatgtctacaacacagatatagccattttctttattactcaaaatgaccagtgaacctacatgtgacTGCTGAGTTTTTagaaatgtaatgttgatggtataatagtggtaaatctgaagaaatgtttttatttgtaaacgATTATGCCTTACAGCACCCTGTATGTacctctgccatgaatgtaGGTCAAACctttttctcaaaactatcataaaacagcatctcggGTATCAGGCAGTGGATTCATAGCCATTttaatgtagtaactttctgagATGGAGCTTTCTTTAAACTCCTCGAATGTCTggatcccatcaccaccactgtgaaaagagtatttcacaccagaccgctctggatgactttgtttgcatcttaataATCGAAGTATGCAGATAAAATAATTGGAATTCCCCCTTAAATCTTGGTTTGAAGATTAAGGTGATAAGGGAGCTAATTAAACATCCGCATCATTcgcttcattcattcattcttatcctctttctctgtcaggTAAATGGAcagaagaagaggagaggaggttGGCGGAGGTGGTGCATGAACTGACAGGCACTAAAGCGGGTGACGTGGTGACTCAGGGTGTTTCGTGGGCGTCTGTGGCCGATATGGTCGGCACGCGCTCAGAGAAGCAGTGCCGCTCTAAATGGCTCAACTACCTGAATTGGAAACAGAGTGGAGGCACAGAATGGACCAAAGAGGATGACATCAACCTTATCCATAGGTATGTGTGAGTATATGACAGTATACATTTGATGCAGTCAGCTAGATGTGTTTTTGGTTAACTAATTAAGGTGTCCGTTAGAGGATGACCGTGGGTGAATGTGAGCAGAATGACCAGTGGTGGATGAAAGTTAAAGTAATTGGTTTGTATATTTTGTGCAGGATATTTGAGCTTGAAGTGGAAGATGAGAATGACATTAACTGGGATCTCCTGGCTGAGGGGTGGAGCAGCGTTCGCTCACCTCAGTGGCTCCGCAGCAAATGGTGGACCATTAAAAGACAAGTGGCCAATCACAAAGAACTTCCCTTTGCTGGTAAGCCTGTCAAAAATCAGCTTTGTTACCTTTCACAAGTTTGATGACtataaatgaacaaattttCTTTTGTTGCCACCAGTGTTtgtaaatttctgcataattcataaatgtaaacaaagtcgagTTTAGAGTGGCTTGATGTCTTCACCCATCTTcttagccgcttctccttctgggttgtgggggggtgctggagcctatcccagctatcattgggcgaaaggcaggatacaccctggataggctgccagtccatcacagggcagtctcattcacacactagggggagtttagcatgtccaaatggcctgactgcgcatctttggactgtggggggaaaccggagaacctggaggaaacccatacagacacggggagaacatgcaaactccacacagagaggaccgtggtcgcccggctggggagtggcttgatgtgataTGCTTAATTTTAGATAAACTTATTGACTCAGGCTGGTGATGATAGTggtgtgatgtctacaacacaagtacaaccattttattcactatcaaaaaccaccagtgaccCCACATGGTGATgctggtaaaatagtggtaaatgtgaaagaatacattttctttggggactgttttgccctATAATGTGCGTTTtatctccaccatgaatagtaTATAAAAAAAGGCTATATTTTAGCCAAAAAGCTGACCTcagaactattgtaaaacagtgtctcaggcatcaggcaatgtattcataaccactttGTGTTttcaactttctgtgagggagcttttagaggcaccACCGCCAAGGTCGTTTATCTAGAATGGAACATtgtacatcaaaccactctgaatgatttgaATGAACATCATATtgatttcattatgcagaatttaaaaaaagctggtggaattctcctttacatcaaaaatattttagttttagaTTTGAAAAAAACTTTATAACTGAAGGAGCAactgaaaaaaagtatttgcttggGAAGAAGGCCACACTTCACACATCTTACcatttgttgtgatgtcagcactcagaGCTCTCTAGTTTTTAAACCACTTACAGGGCAAAAAAACGCTTTACTAAGGCAAAGCCTGCTCATCACATCAAGAAAGACCATGTATTAATGCAGTCATTTTTCTCACTTACGTAATCGTAactctgaaaataaaaaattcaaaagAAGAACTTCTGACAGAACTTCCCtatgctgctgtcagaacaaaaccttgtatctccatttttgttgtttttcagtttttgacatattttgaaaatgcctgtcattctttacatggtctgtaaatttcatgatgaatgggccaaaagaaacggcccaaaataacttggaaaaaagtctggttccattgacttacattaaaagtcaagtgtgttttttccttctcctgtaaagttcccattttggatacaaggttttgttccgacagcagtgttATGCTCTCAGAACTCTCATTCCAGCTTGAGATGTTCATCTAGTTCTCTGTCTATGTCTGTATGAAGTCTTGTTGAAAGGACTGCAGGATGTTGTGGAGGCTCCGTCGTCTACAGGGAataaggtggtggtggtgggctCTCGCTCTGCTAACTCCTCTCCCAGCCCAGTCACGGCACTGCAAATCCCCGTCCAGATCCCTGTGCAGATCACACATGTCTGTATGTACAAATTTGTAATGCACCATGTGGAAACACAAACTCTTGTAGGTGTATGTCTTTAACTTGGGCCTCTTGTGTGTTTTAGCTTCTTCAGACAGTGCGAGTGGTACCTCTGAAAGTGGGACAATCACGCTGAACTCTGGAGCTCTGCAAGCCTTTGAACTGCTACCAGTGAGTGGCACAAGTATTACCATGCATGCTGTCGCTCGGCCGCTGtcataataaaacatcaacTTCTTTCGTTTTGTTACTTTGAGAAGGCCAGCGGTTTTTGGTATGAACATTTCCTAACAAGTGgcccaacagaaatggtccaaactTTTGTTCCATTAACTCAAATTAAGGAAATACAGTCTTTCCTTCGTGAAGCAGCATTTTGAAGGTGGTGCTTATGTTAGGACAGCAATGAGAAGCATCATGGTGCCGTTTTGATTCAGATGAAGATCATGTTTAAGtgtttgattttctttcttttctcctcctgtGCAGTCCTTCCACTTGCAGCCCACGGGCACTCCCGGTACCTATTTCCTGCAGACGGGGTCCAATCAGAGCCTCCCCCTCACACTCACGGCTAATCCCACTGTGACACTCACCGCTGCATCGTCGCCAGGCTCGCCAGACCAAATCATCTTACACAGTCtctctgtgagtgtgtttgagtgcACGTGTACTTGACACGTATATTAGCACAAATAAATTAGCAATAATTAAAGATTTAATTAGTTAATGAATTAGTTATGTTTTTATCTGGTCTCTCCCTCACAAACACTCTGCCAACCGTCAGGCGGACAGTCTGAGTGAGAACGTTACAGTGCAGATGTCTCACCCTGGCATCATCATCCAAACTGTGACCTCGGAGGACCTCGCCGaccctctcaaccaatcagagttgGCCGCGGAGCAGGACTTGGCCAACGAGGAGACTGCTGAGAGCACAGAACACTCAAAGCAGGAGGGGGAGTCTAGTGAGCCAAGCTCAAAAGCCATAGCAGACAAGGTATGACAGATGGACAAGCAAGTTTGGTAATCTTCCCTGGAGCctcattcagtgcagtgctgtacGTCTTATTTTGTCACAGAATTCTACTGAGTAGCATTGGGCTGTTAAAGGAATACAGCAGCACTTTTTCCAACCTAATCTCTGTCTGATGCATCTGTAGCATGTGGTGAGTTACCACCGACAGTTTCGATGTGCTTCCTCAtgcttagaaaagaaaagagattaTAAGCAGTTATAGTTGCATATTTGTGTAATTGATTCTTGTATAGAATTTCCAGAGAGACACAATGCAACTTTTCTTTAAGGGAAgggaaaaacaagaaagaatCCAGTGCAATCttgtaacaaat
This portion of the Pygocentrus nattereri isolate fPygNat1 chromosome 1, fPygNat1.pri, whole genome shotgun sequence genome encodes:
- the dmtf1 gene encoding cyclin-D-binding Myb-like transcription factor 1, with protein sequence MNTGDVSGAVTLDSVNSVTFTQDTDGNIILHCAQNDDGGLGSDEEAESIPKRLRLSKEETEDSPATPSGYSVLALPISESDESFEVTMTATEMKDELEEQQTEETQDENSSSPRKTSDVSAVSQAWFTTKEDKDTLVNKGHKWKQGMWSKEEIDILMNNIDSYLKNRGIQDPTEIIFEMSKEERKDFYRSIAWGLNRPLFAVYRRVLRMYDNRNHVGKYTQEEIEKLKDLRQKHGNDWATIGAALGRSASSVKDRCRLMKDTCNTGKWTEEEERRLAEVVHELTGTKAGDVVTQGVSWASVADMVGTRSEKQCRSKWLNYLNWKQSGGTEWTKEDDINLIHRIFELEVEDENDINWDLLAEGWSSVRSPQWLRSKWWTIKRQVANHKELPFAVLLKGLQDVVEAPSSTGNKVVVVGSRSANSSPSPVTALQIPVQIPVQITHVSSSDSASGTSESGTITLNSGALQAFELLPSFHLQPTGTPGTYFLQTGSNQSLPLTLTANPTVTLTAASSPGSPDQIILHSLSADSLSENVTVQMSHPGIIIQTVTSEDLADPLNQSELAAEQDLANEETAESTEHSKQEGESSEPSSKAIADKAQGSKVKEGNSGIGDGAVLIPSPSSFIPSSDITTDSVLPVGTLTDPILQNQEEGSD